In Nocardioides conyzicola, one genomic interval encodes:
- a CDS encoding NADPH-dependent F420 reductase, with product MTTISIIGSGNMATAIGTRAVNHGHTVELLGRNATKARALADQIGNGTTVGTYGDVPKGEIVIVAVLYDGVVDAVSTYGDALAGKILVDISNPFNADASGLVTPTSAAHEMAAVAPDSAHVVKALNTIFGHVLAKGTPLDAFIAGDSAEAKATLGAFLDSLELRPLDAGGLQAAPLLEQAGLLLMGLARNGAGFELALGAQVH from the coding sequence ATGACCACCATCAGCATCATCGGCTCGGGCAACATGGCCACCGCCATCGGCACCCGGGCGGTCAACCACGGCCACACCGTCGAGCTCCTCGGCCGCAACGCGACCAAGGCCCGGGCCCTCGCCGACCAGATCGGCAACGGGACCACGGTCGGCACCTACGGCGACGTACCGAAGGGCGAGATCGTCATCGTCGCGGTCCTGTACGACGGCGTGGTCGACGCGGTCTCGACGTACGGCGACGCGCTGGCCGGCAAGATCCTCGTCGACATCTCCAACCCGTTCAACGCCGACGCCAGCGGCCTGGTGACCCCGACCTCGGCGGCCCACGAGATGGCCGCGGTCGCCCCCGACAGCGCCCACGTGGTGAAGGCCCTGAACACGATCTTCGGCCACGTGCTGGCGAAGGGCACTCCGCTGGACGCGTTCATCGCGGGCGACAGCGCCGAGGCGAAGGCCACCCTCGGGGCGTTCCTGGACAGCCTGGAGCTGCGGCCGCTCGACGCCGGCGGCCTGCAGGCAGCCCCGCTGCTCGAGCAGGCCGGTCTCCTGCTCATGGGCCTGGCCCGCAACGGTGCCGGCTTCGAGCTCGCCCTGGGTGCGCAGGTCCACTGA
- a CDS encoding MFS transporter produces the protein MSTNTSEPAVAAGAQPAAPDNPHHQRRWWALGVILIAQMMLLLDATIVNVALPSMQADLGFSDDARGWVVTAYLLAFGSLLLLGGRLADAFGRKTVFVVGLVGFAIASAVAGAAPNIATLITARAVQGGFAAVMAPAALSLIMIIFTDLKELNKAFAIFGAVAGSSSAIGLMLGGVLTDYASWRWTMYVNVAFAAVGILGALTLLHNTAETDKPRLSVPSTLLGTAGVFGLVFGASKAATDGWSAAVTLTSLILGGLLLVVFVAFQKIDRNPLVPLRVVADRNRGSGLLTLLLGQAGVFALFLFLTYYFQGVLGYSPFRTGLAFLPMMVTVAVVATVTQSVLVKHLTMRAIVAGGLAVGGAGAALLTRADANSHYAAWVLPGLVLAGAGIGSAIVSAVALSQMGVEPRDAGAAGAINNVAQQIGAALGIAVISTFVATATSGYLADHGSAATVDAAVHGFSVGFWWAAGAFWAGAILTGVLIRGGTRFHQEDGEPEPLDEIVGGLI, from the coding sequence ATGAGCACCAACACCAGCGAGCCGGCCGTGGCCGCCGGAGCGCAACCAGCCGCTCCCGACAATCCCCATCACCAGCGACGGTGGTGGGCCCTGGGCGTCATCCTCATCGCGCAGATGATGCTGCTGCTCGACGCCACGATCGTGAACGTGGCGCTGCCCTCGATGCAGGCCGACCTCGGCTTCTCCGACGACGCCCGCGGGTGGGTGGTCACCGCCTACCTGCTCGCCTTCGGCAGCCTGCTCCTCCTCGGCGGGCGGCTGGCCGACGCGTTCGGGCGCAAGACCGTCTTCGTCGTCGGTCTCGTCGGGTTCGCGATCGCCTCGGCCGTCGCCGGGGCGGCTCCGAACATCGCGACGCTCATCACGGCTCGTGCTGTCCAGGGCGGCTTCGCCGCGGTCATGGCGCCGGCGGCGTTGTCGCTGATCATGATCATCTTCACGGACCTGAAGGAGCTCAACAAGGCGTTCGCGATCTTCGGTGCCGTCGCCGGGAGCTCCTCGGCCATCGGCCTGATGCTGGGCGGCGTCCTGACCGACTACGCCAGCTGGCGCTGGACCATGTACGTCAACGTCGCCTTCGCGGCCGTCGGGATCCTCGGCGCACTCACCCTGCTGCACAACACCGCCGAGACCGACAAGCCCAGGCTGTCGGTGCCGAGCACCCTCCTCGGTACGGCGGGGGTCTTCGGGCTGGTCTTCGGAGCATCGAAGGCAGCCACCGACGGTTGGAGCGCGGCCGTCACCCTGACGTCCCTCATCCTCGGCGGCCTGCTCCTCGTCGTCTTCGTCGCCTTCCAGAAGATCGACCGCAACCCGCTCGTCCCGCTGCGCGTCGTCGCCGACCGCAACCGCGGCTCCGGCCTCCTGACGCTCCTGCTGGGCCAGGCCGGGGTCTTCGCCCTGTTCCTCTTCCTGACGTACTACTTCCAGGGCGTCCTGGGCTACTCCCCCTTCAGGACCGGGCTCGCGTTCCTGCCGATGATGGTGACCGTCGCCGTCGTCGCCACGGTGACCCAGAGCGTGCTGGTCAAGCACCTGACCATGCGGGCCATCGTCGCCGGCGGCCTGGCCGTCGGCGGAGCCGGAGCAGCGCTGCTGACCCGGGCCGACGCGAACAGTCACTACGCGGCCTGGGTGCTGCCCGGGCTGGTCCTGGCCGGAGCAGGCATCGGATCGGCGATCGTCTCGGCGGTCGCTCTCTCCCAGATGGGCGTCGAACCGCGTGACGCCGGAGCCGCCGGCGCGATCAACAACGTCGCCCAGCAGATCGGCGCCGCCCTCGGGATCGCCGTGATCAGCACCTTCGTCGCCACGGCCACCAGCGGCTACCTCGCCGACCACGGCAGCGCCGCCACAGTCGACGCCGCCGTCCACGGCTTCAGCGTCGGCTTCTGGTGGGCCGCAGGCGCCTTCTGGGCGGGCGCGATCCTGACCGGCGTCCTGATCCGTGGCGGCACCCGCTTCCACCAGGAGGACGGCGAGCCCGAGCCCCTCGACGAGATCGTCGGCGGACTCATCTGA
- a CDS encoding TetR/AcrR family transcriptional regulator, producing MSPSDVQQAQRPLRRDARESHDKLIAAAQAEFAAVGVEASLEKIARDAGVAIGTLYRHFPARLDLLMAALRPRLQEFVEGADEALATDDPWDAFVAYLENLFAVQAGDRGFNDFLSRRFPGNAETEHIHDVMCDQIDDVLARAQEAGKARPDITRADIVNLIWSNGRIIDATSAKAPTAWRRQLHLMLDAYRAEGAHAIPEPPMTDEQLYDAMVHLSKVK from the coding sequence ATGAGCCCGTCCGACGTCCAGCAGGCGCAGCGCCCGCTGCGTCGCGACGCCCGGGAGAGCCACGACAAGCTCATCGCGGCGGCGCAGGCGGAGTTCGCCGCCGTCGGCGTCGAGGCCTCCCTGGAGAAGATCGCGCGCGACGCCGGCGTCGCCATCGGCACCTTGTACCGGCACTTCCCGGCGCGCCTGGACCTGCTCATGGCTGCCCTGCGGCCACGGCTGCAGGAGTTCGTCGAGGGCGCCGACGAGGCCCTGGCGACCGACGACCCGTGGGATGCGTTCGTCGCCTACCTGGAGAACCTCTTCGCCGTGCAGGCGGGGGACCGGGGCTTCAACGACTTCCTGTCCCGCCGCTTCCCGGGCAACGCCGAGACCGAGCACATCCACGACGTGATGTGCGACCAGATCGACGACGTCCTCGCTCGGGCCCAGGAAGCCGGCAAGGCCCGCCCCGACATCACCCGGGCCGACATCGTCAACCTCATCTGGTCCAACGGCCGGATCATCGACGCCACCAGCGCCAAGGCCCCGACGGCCTGGCGCCGCCAGCTCCACCTCATGCTCGACGCCTACCGCGCCGAGGGCGCCCACGCGATCCCCGAGCCGCCGATGACCGACGAGCAGCTCTACGACGCCATGGTCCACCTCAGCAAGGTGAAGTAG
- a CDS encoding glycosyltransferase yields the protein MLPLIRAAERGGHDVRVATGPDLISPLAARGLDVHAVGPSWAFAWSAHEAVWADPGLPEDQKMMDGVVALFGTPAVQRLDDLTSMAAQWRPDVVVHEVLEQAGSLLAHRLAIPGVVHGIGPMFPFYAPLLSAAGSAIGEPQLWAQLSTEQAVDLCPPSLQPDASPPWPQVTTVRPSAGERQPLPPDLADALASDRPVAYFTLGTIKNADASDFRTGLRALAGYDGLVVATTGRRLDPDELGPIPANAVVAEFVPQASLLERADLLVSHSGSGTMLGGLVYGVPQVALPRGTDQPDNAALLVRAGAGVLVAPEDYGVESIEAAVAAVTGDPTVRAAAERIRDEIAAMPDADAAWAGLAF from the coding sequence ATGCTGCCCCTGATCCGGGCGGCAGAGCGCGGCGGCCACGACGTGCGGGTGGCGACGGGCCCGGACCTGATCAGTCCCTTGGCTGCTCGCGGGTTGGACGTCCACGCCGTGGGGCCGAGCTGGGCATTCGCGTGGTCCGCACACGAGGCGGTGTGGGCGGACCCGGGCCTCCCCGAGGACCAGAAGATGATGGACGGGGTCGTCGCTCTGTTCGGCACACCTGCGGTCCAGCGACTCGATGACCTGACCTCCATGGCCGCGCAGTGGCGGCCCGATGTCGTCGTCCACGAGGTCCTCGAGCAGGCCGGTTCCCTGTTGGCCCACAGGCTTGCGATCCCGGGCGTCGTGCACGGCATCGGACCCATGTTCCCCTTCTACGCACCCCTCCTCAGCGCCGCGGGCTCCGCCATCGGCGAGCCGCAGCTGTGGGCGCAGCTCTCGACCGAGCAGGCCGTTGACCTCTGCCCGCCCTCGCTGCAACCCGATGCGTCACCGCCCTGGCCACAGGTCACGACGGTGCGACCGAGCGCCGGCGAACGCCAGCCTCTTCCACCCGACCTGGCCGACGCGCTCGCGTCGGACCGCCCCGTCGCCTACTTCACCCTCGGCACCATCAAGAACGCCGACGCCTCGGACTTCAGAACGGGACTGCGTGCACTCGCGGGGTACGACGGCTTGGTGGTGGCCACCACGGGACGTCGGCTCGACCCCGACGAGCTGGGGCCGATACCCGCGAACGCGGTGGTCGCCGAGTTCGTGCCCCAAGCCTCGCTGCTCGAGCGAGCCGACCTGCTCGTCTCGCACAGCGGGTCCGGCACGATGCTCGGAGGGCTCGTGTACGGCGTTCCCCAGGTCGCCCTGCCCCGCGGGACCGATCAGCCCGACAACGCCGCGCTCCTGGTCCGTGCCGGAGCCGGAGTGCTGGTCGCCCCGGAGGACTACGGCGTCGAGTCGATCGAGGCCGCGGTCGCGGCGGTCACGGGCGACCCGACCGTTCGAGCTGCTGCCGAACGAATCCGCGACGAGATCGCCGCGATGCCCGACGCCGACGCCGCGTGGGCTGGACTCGCATTCTGA
- a CDS encoding alpha/beta fold hydrolase, whose protein sequence is MTLNHAHRGSGRPLLLVHGLGAGWRSWSPIIDELAESREVIAIDLPGFGESPPLTGEVSIATLTDSVAEFIREQGLDGVSTVGQSMGGRMVLELARRGVGGDTVALDPGGFWSDREVAVFGATLRPSIALVRALRGKLPALLGNPAGRTLLLAQLSARPWALSRETVLPDVRGLAESPSTGAALDALTKGPKQQGAPAGTVPGRVTIGWGRRDLVTVPRQAARATELFPDAVLHWFERCGHFPQWDAPHEATRLIIDSTS, encoded by the coding sequence ATGACGCTGAACCATGCGCACCGCGGAAGCGGTCGGCCGTTGTTGCTCGTGCACGGTCTGGGCGCTGGATGGCGATCCTGGTCCCCGATCATCGACGAGCTGGCCGAGAGCCGTGAGGTCATCGCCATCGACCTGCCGGGTTTCGGCGAGTCGCCTCCTTTGACCGGCGAGGTCTCGATCGCCACCCTGACCGACTCCGTCGCAGAATTCATCCGCGAACAGGGTCTGGACGGGGTGTCGACGGTCGGTCAGTCGATGGGCGGCCGAATGGTGCTTGAGCTCGCACGGCGAGGCGTCGGCGGCGACACCGTGGCGTTGGACCCGGGTGGTTTCTGGAGCGACCGCGAGGTCGCCGTCTTCGGGGCCACGCTTCGGCCATCGATCGCTCTGGTCCGGGCGCTGCGAGGCAAGCTGCCAGCACTGCTGGGCAATCCCGCGGGAAGGACGCTGCTGTTGGCGCAGTTGTCTGCGCGGCCCTGGGCACTCTCGCGCGAGACCGTGCTGCCAGATGTGCGCGGGCTGGCTGAGTCCCCGTCGACTGGCGCGGCCTTGGACGCCCTGACCAAGGGGCCCAAGCAGCAGGGTGCGCCTGCCGGCACTGTGCCCGGCCGGGTCACGATCGGTTGGGGTCGTCGTGACCTGGTGACCGTACCGAGGCAGGCCGCACGTGCCACGGAACTGTTTCCGGACGCGGTGCTGCACTGGTTCGAGCGGTGTGGCCACTTTCCACAATGGGACGCACCGCATGAGGCGACCCGACTGATCATTGACAGCACCAGTTGA
- a CDS encoding ATP-dependent nuclease, translated as MKPKIRSVHLTTAGEVLHPSEHVTLVVGPNNAGKSAVIFGALSQLQHDPSAELVSTPVASISVEMPPAEDFRKLLENRATLHPAGVIPGLGHFREPTWIFPNGTHLPDSGIGAIVAKTDRFGPIHSAIALSMNPESRGHVLGSAQTPNLMAPEARAPIQLLWMDRDLEDRLSRDMQRAFGKNILVNRHAGSMVHLHIGDVDIEEPRVGEKSEYLARVMGLPLLSAQGAGMQAFMGTVLTLAAGGIDLVFMDEPETFLHPPQARLLGELVAEMSRATDTQVIVATHSDDFVQGVITGSKEDVDVSIVRITRPSDTENKLAQVAPEAIKSIYKDSLLRFSNLLDGIFYKGVVICEAESDCTYYSASLANVEDTDGLGASDLLFTHVGGKDRMARAYSALNAAAVPTAVIADVDLLADKNKFEELFETMGGDFGVVSASYNVLDASVRTLKVEPIRNDVRSKVAEILDRSQNPIIDRRDLTEMLDLLKAESGWKQIKRKGAGAIDTGDPTAAFASVIAACRAVGLFILPVGELERFHPNVGGNKQAWLRQALEHELFKTSGESQDLVRSVRAFVASRQ; from the coding sequence GTGAAGCCCAAGATCCGTTCTGTCCACCTGACCACTGCCGGGGAGGTTCTACATCCTAGCGAGCACGTCACGCTCGTCGTAGGTCCGAACAACGCCGGAAAGAGTGCGGTGATCTTCGGTGCTCTTAGCCAGTTGCAGCACGATCCGTCGGCGGAGCTGGTAAGCACGCCGGTGGCTTCAATCAGCGTTGAGATGCCCCCTGCTGAAGACTTCAGGAAACTGCTGGAGAACCGGGCGACCCTTCATCCGGCAGGTGTAATCCCTGGGCTAGGGCACTTCCGAGAACCCACGTGGATATTCCCTAATGGGACCCACCTTCCTGACAGTGGCATCGGCGCCATAGTGGCGAAGACAGATCGCTTCGGCCCAATTCACAGCGCCATAGCGCTCAGCATGAATCCCGAAAGTCGAGGACATGTTCTCGGCAGTGCGCAGACGCCGAATCTCATGGCGCCGGAGGCTCGTGCTCCGATCCAGCTTCTGTGGATGGATCGGGATCTCGAAGATCGTTTGTCACGAGACATGCAACGAGCATTCGGCAAGAACATCTTGGTCAACCGACACGCGGGCTCGATGGTTCATCTCCACATCGGAGATGTCGACATCGAAGAGCCGAGAGTTGGTGAGAAATCCGAGTACCTCGCTCGAGTTATGGGATTGCCGCTTCTGTCAGCGCAGGGAGCGGGAATGCAAGCGTTTATGGGGACCGTCCTTACGTTGGCTGCCGGAGGCATCGATCTCGTCTTCATGGATGAGCCGGAGACCTTCCTGCACCCGCCGCAGGCAAGGCTGCTTGGCGAGTTGGTCGCAGAAATGAGTAGAGCGACCGACACGCAGGTAATCGTCGCTACTCACAGCGACGACTTCGTGCAAGGCGTCATTACTGGCTCGAAGGAGGACGTCGACGTCTCGATCGTTCGGATCACAAGGCCATCGGACACCGAGAACAAACTCGCTCAGGTTGCGCCCGAGGCGATCAAGTCCATCTATAAGGACTCATTACTGAGGTTCTCGAACCTGCTCGATGGCATCTTTTACAAGGGTGTAGTGATATGTGAGGCAGAATCCGACTGCACTTACTACTCTGCAAGTCTCGCCAACGTTGAAGACACCGATGGTCTCGGTGCATCCGACCTGCTCTTTACCCATGTCGGCGGCAAGGACCGAATGGCGAGGGCGTACAGCGCCCTGAACGCTGCTGCTGTCCCGACGGCGGTCATTGCAGACGTCGACCTCTTGGCCGATAAGAACAAGTTCGAGGAGCTGTTTGAGACGATGGGAGGCGATTTTGGCGTTGTGAGCGCCAGTTACAACGTCCTCGACGCCTCAGTGCGCACGCTGAAGGTCGAGCCAATTCGCAACGACGTTCGTTCGAAGGTTGCGGAGATACTCGATCGCTCCCAGAACCCGATCATCGACAGGCGAGACCTTACGGAAATGCTGGACCTTCTAAAAGCCGAGAGCGGCTGGAAGCAGATCAAGCGAAAGGGTGCTGGCGCGATTGACACCGGCGACCCAACGGCCGCCTTCGCAAGCGTCATCGCTGCGTGTCGCGCCGTCGGACTGTTTATCCTGCCGGTAGGTGAACTTGAACGGTTTCATCCCAACGTCGGCGGCAACAAGCAAGCCTGGCTCCGCCAGGCGCTTGAGCATGAGCTGTTCAAGACGTCCGGAGAGTCACAAGATCTCGTTCGCTCTGTCCGGGCGTTCGTCGCCTCGCGGCAGTAG